In the Zingiber officinale cultivar Zhangliang chromosome 5A, Zo_v1.1, whole genome shotgun sequence genome, tgctttattttttttaaaaaaaaatttaaaatgacacATCATGACCTGAATTGATCATTTTAAAAACAGTGTGGGCTATTTTGATATTCAGAGAATTAATACCACAGAGTGAAGATGGATATATTACAACCTCAGATAGAAAGAGCAATATAAACAGACGCAAGACATCCATTGAACAAACAACACCACCACAACTGCTATTTCTATCGTGCAGGCCAATTAAACAGTGATGACAACACAAATTCGCACACAGCAGCAGTAGAGACGACATGGAAATTCATACCTACCTTGGCAAAACTACTCGACGACTGATTTGCACTAGCTCAGAATCCAATTCCAGTGGCTCCAATGGGCCGATGCCGATCCCTCCAGAAGCAAGCATCCGGCGTCAAGCTTGCGGACGACCTCATTGGCTCTGACTTGCACCGCGTAAGCACCAGCGGCTCGTAAGCAAGAGTTGGCACTTGTGCGTGCTTGGCCACAGCATTGATTGTTAGCTTCTTCTCCGTGTCTGCAGCGAGCAGGGTTGGTGCTGGAGGACGGCAAGCATCTTGCATCGGAGTGCCAACTTCCTTATTCTCATTAGCGATCTCACTAGCTTCGTCAGTGCTAGTGACCATGGTGGTGGTAGCTGCAGCAGTGGATTTTGAAGGGTGGCGATTCCTCTGGAGAAAATCGTCGCTACAAACCCAAGTTTCTTTTGAAACCTCCATCGACAGTTTGGGTTCATACAGCATTAACAGAAGGCAGTCAGGCAAATCAGGGCTCTTCTCTTCCACGCCCTTTTGTCCTGTTTCCTCTTCTATCCTAAAATGTTGTCTGCctccgtcttcttcttcttcttcttctattcctCTGCTATGAGTCTTTGGAACCGCAAAGATGTCATCTTTTCGCCCCATATCTGCGGcagagtcttcttcttcttcttcttcttcattctgTTCTTGATTCATTGGTTCCTTTTCCAGTTTCAAGCCATCCTTCTCTATAGAGAAGCTCCAAGTTTCCTTCCCTTCACTGGAGAAGCTAGATCTTCTTACTTCCTTCTCAGTATTAAAGCTTGGCCTCCTAGCCTCCCTCTCAGTGGAAAAGCTATGCCGCCTGCCCCTTTCCTTTGAAGAAGGGTTAtgtcttcttcctctttcctGTGATCTTCGACTCATTGTTCTCTCTTGCTTGTCTACTGTGGAAGGGCAGCTGCTAGATCTCATTATTATGCTTGGTTCCTTCCCTGTTTCTCTTTCTTGGAGAGGACTCTCACTGGGCATTTCGTTCTCGTCTATCTTTTCTCGTAAACTAGCCTTTTCCGATTCAACTAGTgctacttcttgctcttgttcgTCTCCTTCTGCATTTTCTTTCCCTCCCTCTTCGAGTTCAACGACCTCAGCAGCAGTAGCCACTTCTCCTTGTTCCTTGAACTGACTTTGCTTCTCCTTATCTGAATTCAGCTCCTCTTTTTTCAACTTTTCCAGTGAGTCGTCGAATTCTTTCATTAGTTGTTCTGTCAAAACGGAATCTTGATTCTCTTGCATGGCTTCAGGTGCTCTTGTTCCCTTTTCTTCTCCTTCCATTGCCACATTAGACTTTGCACATTGATCACCGTTTCTTTCATCACAGTTTCCTTCATCTTCATCTCTTTCCTCTACGCTGACCTTCATGGCTGGCGAATCCAGCAAACGAGTCGTCAATGCCGCCATTCTCACGGGATCAGACCTGCACCTCATCAGTAGAAGGGCATTCCTCGGAGGAATGCAAATCTGCACCTCTTCTTGTTTCTCCTCACTTTTCCCCACAAGCATCACCACTTCATTTCGCTTCTTCACCTCTACATCAAACCCTAATTCTTCCCCCTTCACCCTCTCCGCTATTACCATTCCCATCTCTCTGTCTCCTTTCTCTTCGACAACAACGCTAAAGACCCCCCGTTCCTTCCCCTCGTCGCTCTGAGGAACCGCCACTGGCCACCTTGCGAACACGGCGCCATTTGAGCTCCACCACTCCTCGCCGCATTCTTCAGCTCTATCTGCGCCCGATCTGGAGCAAGAAGAGGAGCAGAGGGACCTGCCACCGCAAGGGAAGAAGCAATTTATGCTCACCGGGAGGCGATTCGCCCACTTGTGCTTCCTGCTCGGCCAGCATCCTCGCGATCCATTTCCGTCCTCCATCCTCCTAAAGCTCGCCTCGGTGCCACTCCCCCTAACGGATCTCGACCGCACCACCGCCGCGACCGCAGgggaagccttcttcttcttactCTTGACCCGTACCTGGCCTATGCAGGTAACCTTCGGCGAGGACGGCTCCGCTGCCTCAAAGGCGACGCCTTTCCGCCGCCCTCCGGCTACCAAGGGGAACATCGGAGACTGTCCGCCCTTCACGCTGCCGCTGCTGCGGAGGCGGCGGCTGCGGGAGGAGGAAAGTGCAGGAACCGCCGCAGCCGGTTCGCGACTGCGTCCGGGGCTGGGAAGCAACCTAGACGGTGGCACCCGCATGGCTTCGCCGGAGGAGAAAAGAGCAGGAACGGACGAGAAAAGAGTATGCCGCCGCCGCCACTCGGTGGTGGGCAACGGGATCGGTCGCCTCAGTCAAAGCCTAGCGAACGCTGCAGCCGTCTCTCTCGTTTGTAAAAGTTAGCGTGCAGATCCATAAAAGCTGTCCCaagcaattaaattaaattaaattaaattcggcCCACAACGAGAGATCTACAAAATAAAACTGTTTTAAACAAAGTCTGTCTAAGCAACACAGCTGTTTGATCAGAGTTCCTTCAGCACATGCGCTGCGCACGATGTTTGTACAGTTCGTAGCACTGCATCAATAGATGCTGAGCAATTAATGAATAGATATATTTTTCGGTTAAAAAGAAGGGGCCAAAGCAATCATTCACGCCTGTGATCAGAGAGAAGGAAGGCGCACGCAACGCACTGTGCTGTGCAGTGTCCCTGTCGTTTTGGTGCTTTGATCGGCCACCAACCCATCTCTTCTTCGTTTCCTTGAAGCGATATTAGAGTTCGGCGCTCGGTCAAACTGAGAATAAGTGCGGGGGGATGGAGCTGCCTGTCTGGAATCCTATTCTTTGATTTCAAGGCACTCATTTCGCAATGCAAATTgcttttcccccccccccccccccccggtcaACGCGCACCCCTCCACTTCCCCCTCTCTCCCCCGCCAAAAAGACGCATGTaacctttgttttgttttttttttttctgatttttttttaaattttttttttcggaACTAAATAAGTATGATgagagttaatttttttttctgattttttttaaatttttaattaattttattttaaaatttttttattcatagttatatattttaatttttttttttaatttcatttttaaaattaattttatttttaatttttttcattcatacttatatattttaaattttttatttagtttatatattttaaaatttttatttagtttaaatttttaatcaattttatttattatttttcattaatatttatatatatttttaattttatttaattttatttagttttattttttaattaattttgtttattattttttcattaatacttatattttttttatttttttagttttatttttaattacttttatttattattttttaatttttaaatatttatttaattttatttctttaatcaattttgtttattatttttttatcaaattttttaattttttttattttatataatttttaaattactccttcctttaaattacattcctaatttgacacttaaattacccgtatccaactattaacacatatcataatcttctctccctttaaatcatccctccctccaaccattgacacctgtcaaaacactccctccatttaaattcgtcattcttcaaccattgacacctgtcaaaacaccccctccctttaaattacccctcttcaatgcttgacatatgtcagaacctcccctccctttaaattaccccacttctaacccttcacacatgtcaaaatcttttattCCTTTAAATGACC is a window encoding:
- the LOC121981898 gene encoding glutamic acid-rich protein-like — encoded protein: MRVPPSRLLPSPGRSREPAAAVPALSSSRSRRLRSSGSVKGGQSPMFPLVAGGRRKGVAFEAAEPSSPKVTCIGQVRVKSKKKKASPAVAAVVRSRSVRGSGTEASFRRMEDGNGSRGCWPSRKHKWANRLPVSINCFFPCGGRSLCSSSCSRSGADRAEECGEEWWSSNGAVFARWPVAVPQSDEGKERGVFSVVVEEKGDREMGMVIAERVKGEELGFDVEVKKRNEVVMLVGKSEEKQEEVQICIPPRNALLLMRCRSDPVRMAALTTRLLDSPAMKVSVEERDEDEGNCDERNGDQCAKSNVAMEGEEKGTRAPEAMQENQDSVLTEQLMKEFDDSLEKLKKEELNSDKEKQSQFKEQGEVATAAEVVELEEGGKENAEGDEQEQEVALVESEKASLREKIDENEMPSESPLQERETGKEPSIIMRSSSCPSTVDKQERTMSRRSQERGRRHNPSSKERGRRHSFSTEREARRPSFNTEKEVRRSSFSSEGKETWSFSIEKDGLKLEKEPMNQEQNEEEEEEEDSAADMGRKDDIFAVPKTHSRGIEEEEEEDGGRQHFRIEEETGQKGVEEKSPDLPDCLLLMLYEPKLSMEVSKETWVCSDDFLQRNRHPSKSTAAATTTMVTSTDEASEIANENKEVGTPMQDACRPPAPTLLAADTEKKLTINAVAKHAQVPTLAYEPLVLTRCKSEPMRSSASLTPDACFWRDRHRPIGATGIGF